The Lasioglossum baleicum chromosome 10, iyLasBale1, whole genome shotgun sequence genome contains the following window.
AGAATATTTAACGCCCACCACATTTTCTCAGACATTTCATATAACAACAGTTCGAGTAGTCCGAAATCCACATCCAGTGTCTGAGTATGTATTACTGTGATTCACTGTATATGTGTAAAGTTAGATAGATACATATGTATCTCGCGTTTGTCAAGATAACGCAACAATGAGAGATATTCATAAATGTCAAGTCATGAGTTTTCAGATAACTAAAacaatttcaatatacataataCTTAACAAACGTTTTATGGAAGACTAATGAAGCTGTCGAAATGTTTATGCAAACGTTCCTTGCGTTATCGTCGTATTACGATGTTATTCCGCTCTTCTAGTCTCTTATCTGTTATATTATTGAGCAACGAATGTACGCGAGTTACGCCGAATACAATTCACCGACGCTATTGTGCTGCTAGGTTTGTACGATGTACGAAAGACTAAAACTTGGAGTACCAAGTCCACATCGAATAAAAATGTACCGAAAGATTGTATATAAAGTGTATGGCAAAATAATGGCACATCTTACGtttgttttttaatgttttctaaTAAAATCTggtgaaaatacatttttcataATCATTGCTAGTTTTGAGCCTGCCTGTATGTATGATATGCGGAATATTGGTCACAATATTCGCTTCGACAAAATTCTACGAATGCAAATGTAGCGGCCATCGGCACGTGCAATTACATATAGCTACATTTAGCCTGCGAAAGGTCGACCGAGTTTATGGAACACGATGTCCCTCAACTGTGTATGATTTTGAGATAGCCGTTACTCGTCTTGGCGAACGTTTTAGACAGGGCTTGAAGGAAACTGTTAAAATTCTCGGGCAcgtgaattgtgaaaaacaatagtgaaaattgctttttacaacttttttagctgagccaataacgaaaaataCGAAGAATTGTTTTgtgtaaactcgtataaattatacatatatgttctgtgaaaatttcattcggTATTTTGGGATTATCCCGTCGACCATTTTCgccaaacacgaaattattattatattattatattattataatcatataatataataataattattatattatactattatattattattacattattattattatattatttattttggaacttGCTTTTCATTATGGTGGCGCGAGAGGTCGACGGGATAATCCCAAAGTACCTTTCAttcaaattagttaattggtttacgaattataaacgatcaaaagtggtagagATCACAGTTGtaggccgaaaatcatgaaaaattgcattttttgcaTGTAAACATGCCGCGTTACTTAGAAAGGTGACCTTGGTAACATACACTCCCGCTCATAAGTCTTAGGACACCTCTGGTTTTTAGTAAAACTCTGGTATTTCGTATAGTTAAAATTTATGTGTGAACCCCCCCTTTAACTGTactaactacataatataaatatgtaaaaactatgtgGATCAACTTCAAtgtaataattcattaaaaattatatgaaatGGCCACCCCAATCACCACATGTGAACCCCATATAAAAATTATGGGATGAACTGGATGGACAGGTACGAAACTTTTGCCCTACTTCGAAAACacgtttataaaatatattttggacCAAGAATGGAATAATACAACAACAgaaagtttgaaaaaattgatattgcGGAGGCCAAGAATACTGGAAACTGCAATAAAGAAACGTGGCGGATTCTTCGAtcagaagaaaatataaatattatattttgttgCTTCCTGGTAAGATTTTTCATATATGAGTGCAGCATCCTTTCCTTAACATGTAAACCTTTAAATACGGAAAAATTTGTTCGCATCCTTCCACAATTATTTCATTTCTGCAGAGTTGAATACAAATATGATCACTGTCCTAAGACTTACAAGCAGGAGTGTATGTCAAAAGTTATCCGAAAtgcctcccctaaacgtaaTATTTGCcgcgtcttctcatttctctaagatgggggttttcagtagtcaaaagcgctaaataaaagataaattaggccgcgatcgccttcAAAAGTTCCATTTTTACGTTAACGAGGCTTCATTTGCATTATTTgtcagcgtaatttgcattacatATTCGGAAGCACACCGCTGCGCATATGTAAGGTATTTCATAAAGCTGTGACAGctatacatgctgccgaatcaTGCAACTCCATCTGAAAAATTCCACCTTTGCATTAtttaaaacgagtctacccccatgTAAGACCTTTACATGTCTGACCTTTTCTTGGTATCAGTCTTTTAGTTCACGCAGAAAGCGAAAGATCTCCGGTGAAGAAACGTGTGAAGCGTGTAGTATTGTTATAGTAACAGACAAATCATGTAAAAATGACCATAAGGTATTTGAATTCGTAACATTATCAAAACTGTCTTAACATCAACACGTGTTATGTGAAAGTttatattatgaaaaattattttctattgcaCTAAGCAAGTAAGTAACGGTTGTTCTTCTTGCTTCAAATTCGCACAATTTGAAATAtagtattaattattaatttacagacgcaattcttaaaaattttcttcagaaTGATCTAAAaagtaaaaacgtggtaataagatcgaaacgttgaaataaagatattgtgaaaatttgcaaatagtGGTTATATataacaattgatcgaaccagtgcgctgaaatcattaaaaaaatctTGTTAGCAAcaatctacgatcgacataaggaaacatttattatcaacAGAGTTGTGATTTCGTAACAACACTAAAAATCAAATGTCTCCTTCACTAATGGTTTGTCTATATTACTaggttattattatttttgtagAGAATATGAAGCTTCATCGATTGGTGGAGGAACAAACTTACGATCCCATTTTAAAAAACACTGACGACCTTCCTTTCTCTTCTACGCGTCAATCTACAAAAAAAACTCACAGCACCAAAGTATGCATCTCTCTACACCGTTTAATCTTgtataaacattcttcgctactaataataataattacaaaaatcgaggtggtaataactggcgaaccaccctgtataccccGTTTTCCCTCAACAGGGCAGACTCTCTGTTCTCCGAAGTAACGAAAGCTAAAGCATGGCTACAAGCATCGAAAAGGCGAAATACACCTCACCTGACGGTTCGAAAAAATGGGAGTATTTGAGCATTTTAACATGTAAGTCGAACAATAATTAGCAAACTCACATCCAGTAAAGATTATTGCAACCGTTATGTTTCAAACCCTTGTGTTTCGTttcaattaatttattcaaattatagaATTCATTTGAATCTTTTGTTTTGTGCATTTTCTTCAAGTATAAgtgtcgaaaaaaaggaatgacGTTCCTCCccaatcgagtttgaaaatgcagcgaatacacgtgctattgcataggaatagtctgacgcgtctgaccatgatcaaccaattctactttctgcgtatactaaagcacgctATCCTGGcgaaactttaaactcgattttcttgaaaacaagcttccaaacgaaaaaatgttatttcttcgacttatttttgcacGTAGAATCGCCCCCTGCCCGGTTGTACTACGATTGCGGCCCATCccatatatcggtgtgaaccaccaccaatcgaattacaaaacttctttctttttttatgggactttatACAGTTCGTAAAGTTAATTTGTTGGTACCCACACGACATGAGCCATTTAATGCAAAAGTGGAGTAAATCAATATTTGTCTGTTTTGGTTCAACaccatattttttgaaaatgaaaaccAACAATATCCCCTGAAGTATCTGTGTACATTGAAAACAAAATGTAGATCAGACAATTTTAttcgaatgtttaatttttctctTGTTCTTGTGAAGGCGCTTGGATGGTTGGCTGTTTTGGATGTATTGTGGGCTGGAATTCACCAAGTATCGTAATATTAATGTCGGACGATTCACCCATTCCGGTCACCGAGTCAGCGATTTCTACGTTGGCTGCTACTTCAGCTGTTGGACAATTGATAGCACCCCCACTGAATATTTTATTGGCTGATAGATTTGGCAGGAAGAACACTATGTTGCTAACTTGTTTACCGTTTCTGGCTAATTGGGTTTTAATCGCAATTGCTTCATCGATTTGGGTAAGTTGCGCTTAAATTCTTTGGTTATTGTATTGTACCCTGTAATCGTATTTTCCAGAAAGCAAAAAGAAATTATCAATCAATGAAACAATTGCATATTGTTTTGTGAACTATTGCATATACATGTATTTCTATGATGATATAATTTACTAattcaaatgttttaaaaatgcaAACTACTacgtttataataaaagattatgcgtgttgtgcaatttttatactACATAGATACGGGGTGAATATCATCGAATATTATAGGTTTAGTGGGGCAATTATTGTGTCGGAGAAATTTTTTTTCGCTAGTTCATAATAATAAAACACTTTATTATtactacttatttttttatgggacttcaccaacttatttctggcgtttttctgattaaaatgacactaaacacgatacaatttcaattgtatttagtggtttaattgacggtatgaacaTACATAACAAACATGTTCCAAAGTATATCttgtttggtgttattttaatcagaaaaatgtcacaattatgttggcaaaatttcattaaaaataagtaaaaacgaACCAGTTTCATTTATTACATGAAGCGGTCTCATAGGTACGATATTTTTTGCTGCGCTTCGACTGCGCGCGGTCTCTGTTTACacgtgctgtccttttctatgtACACACGTCCAACTCGGTCTTTGAAGCACAAAAAATAATGTCTCTCTACGAACGATGCAAAGGAACCTCACCGAGGGCCTCGGGACcatcgaatatttactgtaatgcaaagatgggatttttcaatagtcaaaagcgctacataagagatcaatctaggccgcgatcgccctcaaacgtcctatttttatatttacgaggcgcaatttgcattattcggcagcgtaatttgcattatccgGAAGCagacaactgcgcatgtagttattttcataaagctgcgacacaGCTACATGTGCTATCGCATAATGCTAATTACGCCTCCGTATTGTCTACCTTCGCAGAACAcgataaaaaataactaaaaaaaCTCCGTCACAATAATTGCCCCACCGAACCAAACAATTTCTCGCATTACCAAATACAGCGGAGGTAGTTTTAATGGAAGTCTTAGGcacctcaccctgtatattgtagtACATAAAAATAGTAAACACTTGAGGGATTTAACTCGATCAATAATGTATAATTGTTCAGTTCTTTGCGATTCTGGCCCAGTGTGCGCTTTGCTGCGCTGCGCTGGTTCAGCTGATTCGGCTGCTCTTCTGTTTACCATCAATAAGTATATGTACATGAACTTTTTCTCTTGTAGGAATTGTACGTGGCAAGATTTCTGGCAGGATTTGGTGTGGGATTGTTAATCTGTGTCGAACCAATGTACGTCGGTGAAATATCATCATCGAAAACACGAGGTGCTGCAGAAtctataattttaattgtatatAACGCCGGTATTCTAATAACATTCGTGGTAGCACCGCAACTGTCATTATCCTCCATGGCTGTAATTTTCTTCGTCAACAATTTCGCTTGTATGGTGACATTCTTGTTTATGCCTGAATCGCCATATTTCCTGGCATTGAAGAACAAAATGGACGAGGCGGAAGAAGCGTTGGAAAAATTGCGAGGAAAAACCGATGTTTCCGACGAGTTGCAAGTGGTTATCGCCTGTCtgtcgaaaaatgaaaaaggaGTTGCGAAGAGTGGAACCATAAAAGACGTCTTCTCATCGCGTGGACATTTTCGTGCTCTCGTCATCATTTTACTCTTTTCGGTAACACACCATTTCGGTGGGTTTTTTGTTATCATCACCTATGGCCAGTTGATATTCAAGTCAACTAACAACATTGTAAGCGACTATACGATTGGTGTGGTTATCGGTGTAACACAAGTGATTTCCGCTGTTGTAACAACATTTTTGGTCGACAAACTCGGTCGCAAACCACTGATACTTGTATCAGGTATTATAGCTGCTTTATGTAACCTTGTTATCGGCACATTCTTTTACTTAATGGAGCATACAAGCATAGATGTGCACATGTACTCCTTGGTACCATTTATAGCGAGCATAGTATCGGTTTTTGCGTTTAGTTCCGGCTTACATGCCTTACAATGCACTTTGGTAACAGAAATCTTTGCTACTGAAGTTAAAGCGGTCTGCACATGTCTTATGGCTGTAATCAGCGGATTAGAAGCCATTGCAGGGTTTAAGCTTTACATATGGTTAGCTATAACCTTAGGCTACGGCCATTCGATTCCATTCCTGGGGTACTTTGTAGTCGTAGCTGTTTGCACCGCAGTTATTTATTACATCACCCCGGAAACTAAAGGCAAAACTTTTCCGGAAATTCAAAGG
Protein-coding sequences here:
- the LOC143213180 gene encoding facilitated trehalose transporter Tret1-like isoform X1 codes for the protein MATSIEKAKYTSPDGSKKWEYLSILTCAWMVGCFGCIVGWNSPSIVILMSDDSPIPVTESAISTLAATSAVGQLIAPPLNILLADRFGRKNTMLLTCLPFLANWVLIAIASSIWELYVARFLAGFGVGLLICVEPMYVGEISSSKTRGAAESIILIVYNAGILITFVVAPQLSLSSMAVIFFVNNFACMVTFLFMPESPYFLALKNKMDEAEEALEKLRGKTDVSDELQVVIACLSKNEKGVAKSGTIKDVFSSRGHFRALVIILLFSVTHHFGGFFVIITYGQLIFKSTNNIVSDYTIGVVIGVTQVISAVVTTFLVDKLGRKPLILVSGIIAALCNLVIGTFFYLMEHTSIDVHMYSLVPFIASIVSVFAFSSGLHALQCTLVTEIFATEVKAVCTCLMAVISGLEAIAGFKLYIWLAITLGYGHSIPFLGYFVVVAVCTAVIYYITPETKGKTFPEIQRKLNGSY
- the LOC143213180 gene encoding facilitated trehalose transporter Tret1-like isoform X2, with translation MATSIEKAKYTSPDGSKKWEYLSILTCAWMVGCFGCIVGWNSPSIVILMSDDSPIPVTESAISTLAATSAVGQLIAPPLNILLADRFGRKNTMLLTCLPFLANWVLIAIASSIWELYVARFLAGFGVGLLICVEPMYVGEISSSKTRGAAESIILIVYNAGILITFVVAPQLSLSSMAVIFFVNNFACMVTFLFMPESPYFLALKNKMDEAEEALEKLRGKTDVSDELQVVIACLSKNEKGVAKSGTIKDVFSSRGHFRALVIILLFS